The DNA segment aaagaagaagaaaagaggtCGATGTAGGAAAAAACACCAGGATACACTCTCAACATAATTTATACTAGCTCGTAGGAGGCAAAGAGGCCACACATTTAATCATCATCATTACACTCTACTTTGAGGGTTGCTTGAAGGTCTAAAATCTCGAGTAAATACAACTATGCATgcaaaaataacatttatcaaGAATGCAGAATGCAGAAGGTCGATGTGAGTGAATGTAGAATGATGTCATCCTCATGTGATCTGTCAAAAATTAATAACATCATTCTGCACACCCGTTTGATATCATGTCGCACACTCACCCACTACTCTCATATCAGAAAAGAAAGATGGTGACATGTCACTCACTAGACACAAACTAAGAAAATCGATAGGTATTATCGGTATTGACGTGATCCAAGCTTAAACCAAAGAAAACCCTAACCTTCAATTGAATAATCAAACGAAGCCCTGAACACTTTGAATTTCAAGTTTCGAGGGGCATTTGATATTAGGCTACTATTTAATGGTACACGTGGTCAAATAGGGTAGTCTTACTCACCAGAGTAACCACCATTCACATGTGGCTTAGTCAATTAGAGTCATAAAGGGAGTACACACCCTCACTCTCATTTTACGTCGAAATTAGCAAAGTAGTAGGTGTGTTTCCTTAACATAACCGTTATTGACCCTCCCATTAAGAAATTTCCATGTGATCTCATACTTAAATCTAGGGCACATTGCCTGAATCtactataaatacaaggtacATCATTAAAAAAGATACACAATCATTTTATTAGCTCACCTAAGCTTACATACTTTTTAGTATTATCTCTCACTGACTTAGATATCGTAAAAAATTGTTTGTTTCCGACTCCTCTCTAACCACTTTTCTATCTTATTTCGGATGATCAATGGATCCATCAAGTTTGGTATTAATCATATCAGATATAAAATGAATAAGCTTCTTTTAAGTGAATTAAATATTTACTGCCAACTAGTTTCACAATTAGAGgtttaatatgataaaaaaaatgatcatgaatataatataatgaaataaaatattagaagtTCAAAACACTAATGCcccgtttggtaagatgtaatgggCTTCAtaatggaatgaccattacattcaaggctcattaccatgtttggttgcatgttGCAAAtttgttgtaatggaatgagaaaaccaTTAGTTAAATTTTGTTCAACAACTCTTGTAATCTCTATTACATAGAAAAATTATTTGAATTCCCATTACATCCAAAACATGTAATTCTAATTCCTATTTTTAAAGCTcaatctaacctctcatttattaaatctcacatcttatcattattaaaaacacataaagagaaaaacatgaaaaattgaaaacgcaaaaaatgaaaaaataacgGAAAaccggaaaaaaaaaacaaaaatcggtgaaaatgttgaaaatggaaactaaaaaacgaaaaactattcattaatttattgatttcagttaatataattttgtatttgattttgattcaatttttttttcatttttcgtgttttatgcttttcaagtttttctcatttttcatgttttcatgttgttcgtttattataattatgtaaataaaattttataattacattTAATTTGGAAAacataagtattgtaatggtcattacattctataattttgtttttatttgtcaaccaaacattgTAATAGAATcatcattccattacattacattacaaatttgattacattacaactttgattacattacattgcattacggcataccaaacggaccctaaaaATCATACTAATAATTAAGGATGATCTTATggtgctttttgaaaaaaaaaaaaaatttatgatatttgcAAAATCTAAAAGAAAGTTCAGGGACTGTCTAAGTATTTTGCGGGAACTTATGATGTAAACATTCGAAATTGGGGCTGTCGGAATAATTAAAAAGAGAGGTATAATTGGTTTCATAAACCCTACTTACCTGTCTTCTTCATCACTTGCCGCTTCAACTGTTTACGTCCTTAAACCCTCTTCCCTTCTCATAAACCCCCGCAGCCATTCTTCTTTTCTTCCAATTTTTGTGCTCTTTCTCTCTGTGGTCTGAAATCCACATTAAGCTTTTCTTAGAATTCAACCATGAAGAGTAAAAACCCTAAGAAACGCTCAGCTCCCAAAGGCAACAGCAAGGGCAATAAGTCTTCCATAAATCAGGATCCTTTCTTCAGTGCCCAATCCAATAAACGCTCAAAGGTAAATTACAACGATGACTACATTGACTCCGGTGACTCAGAGGAGGAAAACGGATTCTTAAGCGGCGGGGAAGAGAAAGATTCGGATGAAGAACAAGAAATGGATCAATTTGCGGAAGAGACTGTAAATGAAAAGAAACATCGCCTCGCCAAATCCCTTTTAGACAAGCTTCGAGTGATTGATCAGAGGCAAAAGGACGAAGGAGAAGATGTGGAAGACAAACAGTTTGAGAGGGAAGGGGAGAGGGATACTCTCGTGGCTAACAAGTTGCTCAAGGAGCAGCTCGAGGACAGTGGGCGATTGAGAAGAGTCATTGCTTCCAGGTAACAATTAActgatgatttttatttattttttatttccaagcagATATGGTGTTTCAGTTATTGTTTTATCCTTTAGTATTCTGATATTAAATATGTTACGCTAATTTtaggttttaaaacgtgttcGTTACCTTCTGTTGAAGTTCTTGAGGAAGCTAGGAAGTTTTATGAAATAGGTTATTTCATTTTTCTGTTAGCTATTGGATGAGcttttttttattgatgttTTGAATTTATAATGTTCGTTTTGTTGGTGTGGAAATGGTCATACTAATACCTGGTGATTCTTAGATTCAAACTTGAACAATGCACTTGCTGCCTTCAAGGAACCATGTTTGTATTTATGCCAATAACATGCATTTTGTTTCTTTCTAAGAAGTCTGATGCTCATCTACAATTTAGGATTGAGAAGCCTGAAACTGTTGGTGGATTTGAGGACCTTATCAAGCACCGGCACTCTGTTACTGCTGTATGTATATCTGATGATGAATTGAATGGCTTTTCTGCTTCCAAAGATGGCACAATTTTACATTGGGATGTAGACACTGGAAAAGGTGAAAAATACAAATGgcccaatgaagaaacactgaAACTTCATGGAGCCAGGGGCCCAGAAGCTAAAACTAGAAAGCATAGCAAACAGGTTTTAGCGTTGGCTGTTAGCTCTGATGGTCGATACTTGGCAAGCGGAGGATTGGATCGACATGTTCACCTGTGGGACACACGTACAAGAGAGCATATTCAGGTAGACTTGTTTACCCAGGTGTACTGTCGGAGCACCGTGCAATTTAAATGAATGAGAAAAACTCTGTTGCAGATGAGTCCCACATGCACCATAATGATTTGAAGTGTGGAGAAATTTTTGTTTTACACCACTCTTGCTTCATTGAAGGACACTGTTCCTTCTGTATGCCACTTGAACTTATTGCTATCAACTGAATGTGCTATACACTGCTGCATGCGCCACCTGATTAATTTTTTTGtgcaaattatttgatattataTGTAGAGGTGTCCATttcgtgtttcgtgtcaaaatcatgttatctcatatatatgttccatatggttttttatgttataaatgctagaaaaatgattttcgtgtcaATCGTGTCGTGTCAGTCGGTTGGTCTCTATAAATCATGTTTTCGTGTCAGTAATTGGCACTCCTAATTATATGCACCTAATTCTGTCAATGGAACATTCATGAAATGTTGGAATTGATGAGTCTTACACTGTATTATTATTGATAAACATCTTTGCAGGCTTTTCCAGGTCATAGAGGCCCTGTTTCATGCCTGACTTTTAGGCAAGGGGCTTCTGAACTTTTTTCTGGTTCATTTGATCGATCAATAAAGATATGGAATGTAGAGGACAGAGCTTATCTGAACACATTGTTTGGTCTCCAGAGTGAAGTATTAACAGTTGATTGCCTGCGGAAAGAACGGGTGTTGGCTGCTGGACGTGATCGAACTTTACAGTTGTTTAAGGTTTGTAGTGTCATCCTATAACGTTTGGAGCTCCATTGGTTTTAAGTAAAaacttattttgttctttagCTTGCTACCACCATCAATGTGGTTACTGCCCTGTTAAAAAGTGAATTTTATTAGAAAGGGGAAGCAAAGTTCAAGCAAATTGGTGCTCAAGTTCATTAAAAATTGGGATTAGAACAATTGTTTTTTTCCACTTTTGGGCACTGTGGCACACAATTATATATGGGGTTAACTCGTGAAAGGAAAGACTAAACTTATTATACGACCctttttttaagaatattatAGGATCCCCTTTTGGTTTAATGCTTTGAAGTCATATGTTTGAATTTTGTCTTATTTAATGGCGTGTTATTAGTAACAAAATTCAGGCTAGTGTGTGTCTTCATGAAGGATGAGGCTTTATAATTGTTTTTACACTACCATTTACTTAATGTAGAAATGAATTATTGGAATGGagactattttttttcttttataaaatgCTATTGAAAATGGTGGAGCAATGGACTAGCAGCTGGCATTTATTAGTTCAGAATATGTCCTAATTTGATCTTTACATGGCCTTCAAACTTAATAAGAACCAATCGAGCTCTAGTTGTAAAATTTTGATTGGAAGTATAATTGTTAATTGGATTGGCCACATGACAAACTCTGTAGGAGTGATGGCAGCATGCTCAACTAGTAATAATCAATTAAAGGACTTATCTGACTCCAATCAACTAATggatttattttaataaaatattttcacaAATTCGATTGCTTATATTCATGGCCTAATTTTAAACATACTCCAATTagtttagttaataagcgaaaGCCTGATatagtaaaattgctctttcctaAAAGTCAGAtgcactttttatttattttctctatttttttgtgtttctttacatttttatctacacatttttttttatttgtttgttatGATGTGATATTTCAATTGTGTTTTAACTTATTGCATTCTACCAATAGGTCCCTGAGGAGTCAAGGTTGGTATTTCGTGCTTCAGCATCTTCACTGgaatgttgttgttttattgaTAATGATGATTTTTTATCTGGATCTGATGATGGAAATATTGAGCTCTGGACAATTCAAAAAAAGAAACCTCTCTACACTGTTAAGAATGCTCATGCTTTGTTGACCAACCTCGAGAATTTTGAAcaaaaagataatggaaatatCTTTAGTGGTCATAAGGGTAATCTTTTAAACCTTTTTCTCATTTACTACTTTTATGGTGGAagacaaatgatgtttattcaGGGATAGAAATGGTTTTTTTAAAATGTATCTTACTGCTGATTAGTGTTCTCTAATGTTGTGAATTTATGTTTTGAACAGCATGCTCCTGGGTGAGTTCCGTCACTGTTTGTAGAGGCAGTGATCTTGCTGCATCAGGAGCTGGTAATGGTTCTGTCCGCTTGTGGTCTGTTGACAGTGCTCCCAAAGCCAGCATTCGGCCGCTCTATGATCTTCCATTGGTAAGTGAAAATATTATGAAAGATAGCTCAATTGATGTTTATGATCGAATGTAAATCATTAGTTTTTTATATGCTATTGACCAGTTCATAGACATTGAGATAACACCTTGTTTTGAACTTATTTTGTCAAAGCACTTTCTCAAAGATTTGCTTAGCATTTTTAGCTTTTGTTTGTCAAGAGTATATGTACCTGTAGGGTTTTAGAACTTCATCTTCTCAACTCTTATGACAAAGTTATTTTGACATGAGAATGGCAGGAAGCCCTTTTATAAGTGTCACATATTTGTCCATCAACTTATATTGCTCCTATGGTTAATGCTTCAAATGTAAGTTCGAGAGCAAAACTAGAGGCAAGATCAGCTCTAGTATATTCTTTCTTTGACATAAATTAGCTCTAAATGTGACAGAGAGCAGCAGGAACACCTTTGCTGTTACATAGTTGTACGGTGcattttttgtttgttcttaCCTGAGAAATCAATGTTGCTTGTCGATCCATGTTGATTCAGGATGTCGTTGATCTAGTTTGTGTTGAAGACTGGCAGAGTAGTTTGTGAACAACCATTTCATTAAATGTCAACCAAGAAGCTTCACATGAATGATAGAATGAAAAGTACTTTGACTTTAAATGCAATGTAGTCCTAAATTTTTAGTCCATAAGCAATTGGCCCTAATTGATGACCTCTTTGTTGAACTCTacccatttttttcttttggatgaATGCACCCAAGACATATCTCATCATGAGTATTCAACTAATTGCAATGGTAAGTATACTCAAAAACTTTGCCAGCTCAAAACCGATGATGAAGTTGATGACACTAACTCAATGCCCATATATTGGTTTTTGGTAACTCTGCTGTGGAAGTAAATGTGGTTTTGATTAAACAAATTTGACATACATAGCTGTCTCCTATATTTGCTGCATGAAATATTAGCAGCAATTATGAATCACCATGGAGATTAAGTAAATTTTCCAATCTTAGTTTGATAAACTGAACTCTAGGGATCAGATGTGAAATGTGGGTAGCTTGTACATTGTAGAAATAGGTGTTCTTTCATGGAATGTTATCTATAAAGATTACAcacaatttctttttcttccctGTTTGATCTGGTTGCTTATTTTCTTttgctctttttttttctcttatttttgggTCCGCCAGTTGAGTTAGTTGTGCAACTTGGTATCTGTTGAAGCTCCTGTCTTGCTAACCAAATTTATTTATTGCATTGCAGATTGGGTTTGTAAATTCACTGGCTTTTGCAAAGTCTGGAAGGTTTCTTGTTGCTGGAGTTGGTCAAGTGAGTGAAACCTTTTATTCATTCAACAAATTCTCTTTAACGTTTTCTCTTTTGgatctttcatttattttattcccTTGAATCTAAGAGGTCCTTTGAAAGTCGAATAGTAATTGAATAAgaactttttgaaaaaaaaaaaatagaaaaagtgaCAAATAATTCTAATCCAGAGTTTCAGAATGGTCCGCTTGCCTATACTCTTAACTACTGCCCAAGCTGCGGCTTCAGTAAAAAGCTtaagaatttcttctttctcttctctcaTGGCCTATTTTTCTAGAATTATTATGAACTTGGTcaaaagaaaaaccaactcatcTTTGGGGGAAATCATTTTTTGGGCATTGACGAACTTATCAAATAAAGAAACAATACATCATATAGATTCTGACaagtttatcaataaagatattaCTGTGACAATACACTGCTAGAGAGAGGTGTTTGCATTCTCTAGCTTATGGTTTCTAAATCATTTTGTGGCTGTGCTTGACAAAAATTAATATGATAATCACATGGTGTAATGCACCATCGTAATGAATGGAGTTTAATTTAATTGCATGTGCTGTAGGAACCTCGACTCGGAAGATGGGGAAGAATTTCGGGTGCTCAAAATGGAGTTGCTATTCAACGGCTAAAATATTCCTAGGATATTATTATCATACAAGTCTTTCAGCTTACCAGTTTTGACCActtagagaaattctgatcctTGTTTTTTTGTAGTGGAAAGTGTATATTTATTGGTTGTAATCTTCTTTTTCCATCAATTAGTTTTCTTCCattaaaaagaagaaatataGGAAGGAAGGTATTCCATCTCCCCTGCTTCTGTTTTATTTCCATTAGAAAAAGCTATTGAAAAATCATGTTGATTTATAGATTTCATGGTGTCTGAAAGTGATTCAGACAACTCAAAAAGGTTGGAATTCTTGTATTCTTTTGCTTTATTTTAACAGTTATTTTATATATCGACAATGCAACTGAAAGTGTCCAATGTGTATGTAAACTTGAATAATGGTAAACTTTTTTGATAcataatgataataaaatacGACTGGTAACATAAATTGAGAGCAACCCGGTGTGAGATAAAAAGAGCTCTGGAAAAGAACTGAGGAAACTATAGTTTAAAGTCAAGCACTCAAGTTTTTAATCCTTATCTTCTTTGGTTATAAGTTTAGGTGCCTCATATGTTACTTTGAATGGTGAAAACAAGCAAAGTATTGCTTGTTttcttaaaaacaaagtaagtatagTTTCTACTTACAAggttttttttgatagaaattgagACGAGACAGAACTTAGGCGGGGTGAGCACTCATGGTCCAAGAATTGACAAACTcgcaagagaagaggaaggagaacaaacaaaagaagggggatgagaaaagataggaaaagttaagaaaaatgcaATTATGAAACACTACAAATGTCAttattgataaacctgtggcaaaaagcaggagccgAAGGCCACTAATTGATCACAGAAGAAGAGACTTCAAACTTTGTCAATGCATCAGTAACTCtctttccttccctaaagatgtgagaaaagataatgttcattctagagcaaatgctgagacaatgcaaccactcttgtcgaatactccaaggaacatccatggagcggtgtctaagcagattaactacaTACATTAAGTCTGACTCAACTGAAAGTTGATGTCAATTTTTTCCcctaagcaagttcaattgcgaaaataacggctctcaattcagccatataagtaaaaggaggggtagaaaaagtaaaacaaccttTGAGAAAGTCTCGATAGTTGCAAAAAATGTCTcttgtgttggtcccttgtaaggttgtaagtatagttccaaggggggttaggaactatttaaacttttttgcacttagggcagacttctttttctaaggaaaaaggttttaacagcggcgctgagtaaacagcaagatactggcttagtcaactggtgactaggtcagtttcttagttgactcaggagatagcacttagagtctattcctgagctcagacgttcaacgcgcacaactcaacttgacctctttacttggtcagttttttgttattttaagcaagcaatataaataaggagttaaaggtaagaaatacttcactcagcagatttatctaggttcggcttcttctaagcctacgtcctgtccccggaacacgttccgagatttcgaatcctctactgagctctttaaaggtagagcctcaaaccttttacaatatcagcaactgagtatgacaatagtaccttcctctatacctctactcaatcctaatctctcgctgagtactaaaaccgagtactcagcctctcctttctatctctagaaatgataagtgttttatcctatacaaagatttgctaagacactttagacgattgaaacaatcactctagacttttacacagatataagaattgtagtgtaagattttgctttgcttctttgcttgcagaacttgtagaaatttggtcagcgtaatggcttgatcaagttctgtgtggagtgaagcttctgatggcactatttatagagacgtctaggcatcggtcatttcgactttcgaaataaccgttggagggaaacggctacatgtcgttgtcatcctgacttgctcagagctctcggccaatcagaattgtgtatcttctgtcctcggtcagctcagcagactgtctctccttttatggtaaagtcaactggacagcatactgtgtcgtctgaactttgcccaaaagggaaatactttgtctggaagttttgctttgccagctgctgtcttgtacgctttgtcgagactactcagcagcttcatcttgaagttgttcccgaaggtcttctagatccttccgtttgctgagttgcgttttgttcaaaacggcaacgtcttgacatacgcgggccgagttgtactgagttgtttgacttgggtcttggcttccgtattgggcttgagccttttaatccttatgtcttataacagttttaactcaacattgaacaaacacattagtagaataaatcaaagcatttaaacttagtgtgtttagaatatgtattttaaattatacttaaacaattttgttaaatcaaaattatgtggaaaggtgtttcaacatcctGCTCCTGCCTCgccaggagtgccaaaagcagagccgtccatattgactttaacccagcttggaggaggtttaagccaatggatcggaataatgttgggagcaagaggcggcctaggagaagccagaagGCGGGATAAGATAGCAGCATCTCTCCGacaagagcaaaaacctttagaagtggccaaggactctcgaatcattcgaaaaagggtgatcttcgagtgctgaatagaaggagaaacttccttaaagattgcttcattcctgcaatgccagattaaccagatgcaagtgatagcggcaacacgccagatcatcgacACATGTGAGATAAAATGAAGGCTACGAAAGagtgctgaagaagtggatgaattgggaatgacgaggcaaagagcagtcaaaatgaatctcaagggccctccaaagagaatctgcaaaagaacagctaatgaataagtggttaatggactcagcatccctaccacatagaGCACAACAAGAGGCAATGGAGAATCCTACACGCTGCAGGAGGTCATGAGTTGGAACCcgtccatgcaaaactctccagaaagtggaggaacgagAAGGGGGGTGTGAGCGTtgcaaacaaatttataccagtccaccaAGGAGGAAATAAGACTGATAACCAAATAGTACTTtttggcagagaaaatacccttcgtagagggctgccaagcgcagaaatcaaaatcatctctaccccggtgaatagatcgaatactgtTTTGAACAACCGAAGGTAGAGTACCTAAGTCAAGCCATtccgaatttaccaaaaaatcatcaacagaattataGCGAGAAAATTTATCctgatgatcaagacccaatctgtCCACCACCGATGGAACGATCCACCTATCTGTCCAGAAATTAAGTGATGAAGActgaccaatccaccaaaaggtctggtccGAAATTgatgaataaacaaacttacaagaagaccaaatcgagaaaggagcaatggtagctttaggcaaaccagagacagTCAGAAATCTAGACTTCATTAGAGAAATAGCTAGATTGGTGTCTTGAATCAATTCCCAACACATCTTATCCAAGAGAGCCTGGTTAAAAatcctaaagtccttaatgcccaaaccTCCACCTTCTAAACTTCTGCAACAAGTCTGCCAGGGAACCGTGATTAGCTTCATCTGATCAATACAACTCGTCCAAAGGAAATTCCTAACATTTCTATTGAGCTTATTCAACAATCCCactggccacttatagatcaagaatgagtgaaccagagaaccagtaatagcagacttaattagagttaaacgtCCTGCAAATGAGAGAGATAcctttccacttgctaaattgagagagaaatttgtaAGTAAGACTGCTGAGATGACAAGCCCTTGGAGCACTTTTGaatagagggactcctaagtaactGAAAGGGAGAGACTCCAAATAGGCATTGTTTCACACATTGGTGTGTAATAGGTAATGGTGGCCATTCATATATTTAAGggataaagtaccaaaataaGTCTATGGTCTTTGGAGATGTATTAATTTAGACTTCAAAAACTTAATAGAGTAATATAAATGATGTGTTATGTTCCGTTATAgaggtctaaattgatacatttttttaaaGGTACCAAAATGggcttaaggtttttggggaagtatcaatttaggctcaacgttcaaaatagcaccaatataggcttaacgtttacaacataacatcaatttagacttaacatttacaatatagtatcaatttaggcctcacgtacaaaatagcaccaatataggcttaacgtttacaaaataatacgaataacgtttacaaaatatatccaattttagctaaacgtcacaattaaattaaccatattatattctttttctattaactttatatgttatctttttatttatttctattttcttatttattataatacaattaattagtattcttgcacattaaaaccttatatttgtttttcaccAATCATTCCATGATCCTAAAttccatggctcatgtaatatatgcaaactaaaagtaattgaatatttcgaacactagttaaaataatattgatatatgTCATTGACTATCCACAATATTTGGAACACTAGTGTTccaaatattgtggatattcaatttacttttagtttgcatatattacacgaGCAATGGAATTTAAGagtcatggaatcattgatgaaaaacaaatataagatcttaaagggtaagaatataatatgattaatttaattatgacgtatAGCTTaatttggatatattttgtaaatgttaagcttaaattcttattattttgtaaacgttaagcctatagtggtgctattttgtacctgaggcctaaattgatgctatattgcaaacgttaaacctaaattgatattatattataaacgttaagcctatattggtactattttgaacgttgagcctaaattggtactttctcaaaaaccttagacctattttggtactttatccCTAAAAAAACAAGGTAGATGCAAAGATGATGATAGTTACacgccctcgatcttttatttagacatattgagccatcgatctttcattgtttggtgcattaagctctCGATcgttcatttagacacattgagccattgatctttcatatatagatgtattaggtccttccataaatcaattcatatataggTGTATTAAGGACATGTTTgtttaggtttatataaccgcagcgtttagcattttctatGGACACTtcaacattttggagcttttcatgaaaGCACTTTTTAGAGTTTTCATGAACAACTATttatagttacttgttattgacaaaagtatccttcttatttgcacaaaatgtgtttcctttttaacattatttttatttttaaaacataattatcgaaaaacaaggttttgttacgttcaataaattttttattttttatttaaattattt comes from the Euphorbia lathyris chromosome 5, ddEupLath1.1, whole genome shotgun sequence genome and includes:
- the LOC136230532 gene encoding U3 snoRNP-associated protein-like EMB2271 encodes the protein MKSKNPKKRSAPKGNSKGNKSSINQDPFFSAQSNKRSKVNYNDDYIDSGDSEEENGFLSGGEEKDSDEEQEMDQFAEETVNEKKHRLAKSLLDKLRVIDQRQKDEGEDVEDKQFEREGERDTLVANKLLKEQLEDSGRLRRVIASRIEKPETVGGFEDLIKHRHSVTAVCISDDELNGFSASKDGTILHWDVDTGKGEKYKWPNEETLKLHGARGPEAKTRKHSKQVLALAVSSDGRYLASGGLDRHVHLWDTRTREHIQAFPGHRGPVSCLTFRQGASELFSGSFDRSIKIWNVEDRAYLNTLFGLQSEVLTVDCLRKERVLAAGRDRTLQLFKVPEESRLVFRASASSLECCCFIDNDDFLSGSDDGNIELWTIQKKKPLYTVKNAHALLTNLENFEQKDNGNIFSGHKACSWVSSVTVCRGSDLAASGAGNGSVRLWSVDSAPKASIRPLYDLPLIGFVNSLAFAKSGRFLVAGVGQEPRLGRWGRISGAQNGVAIQRLKYS